GCGCCCTTCACTGTCATACAGTGTCTCTGCCATATCATCCAGAATCTTCAATGCTCTGGCGTTTACGGTATCGACTGGCCGGGCGATCTTTCGTAAGATCGGATCACCGAATGGCACAATAGCTTTAACCGTCATTCACTTAAGCCCCCTTAGTTCTAGAAGGAGGTGTATGCACCCATAAGTCACCTGGAGTACACTCTAAGGTTGTGCAAAGGGCATCTAACGTCTCTGCCTTCATCTGCCTGGGCTGGTTCGTCAGCAATGCACTAATGGAAGCAGCTGATAAGCTGTAATTCGCCTTCTCTTTCATCAGCCGCGCCAAAGCCGCTCCCGACCATATCCCTCTCTCCGCCATCACATTACGTAGCATCCATTCGAGCAAAGGGTCCCCCTCCCGTTCCATGAAAAATATTAGCTCATACCTTATTTTATTAGGTACTGCCTAATATCTCAAGCCTAATTTTTAGGAGCTAACGAAAGTCGTTCTCTCCAAGATCTTAATGATCCTTAAGAGACACTTAATCGGAAACGAGTTCAGCCTGAACAATCAAACGATGTGTAGCCTCGTAGAGAGGATCGCAAGTGATCAGTGTAATGATCTGCTCATCCGAATCTCCTTCCAGAACAGATACATCGGTCGGCTCCACGATGGAAATCTGGTTGACTCGGTAAATCAATTCACGGCCATCCGTCTTAATGATGATCTCATCCCCGTATGTGAGCTCATTCAATCGATTGAATAGACGTCCGGTCTTATGGGCCCGGTGGGCTGCAATGGCAGCATTACCGGCTTCTCCGAGTCTTGCCGTCCCCGTAACGCGAGCAGCTGCATTCTTCATATTCGATTGGGTTGCTCCCTCCAGAATAGGAAGCTCTAACTCTAGTTTGCTAATGGTGATAATGCCGATAGGTGAACCTTCTTCATAACCGGTTTGTTCCTCTTGTGTTGAGGCCGCTGCCTCTCCCTCGTCCAGGATACGGGACAGCTCCTTGTAATGAACAGCAACATTATCTCGAGCGGAACTCTGTTGAGCCTGAGCTTCAATTTGCGCTGCTTGCTTTAGTAAATCCCTCTGTTGGCGGTCTGCATTCCAATCGCGGAGGATCGGATATAAGAATATGAGAAGCCCAACAAGAATCAAGACAACCGAAAGCTTTCGCATGAAGAGCCCTCCTTCCCTATTACGATTGAAATTTAAATCCCCCTCTCCAGTTACACGCAGGGAGAAGGGGATGATATCATCAAATTATTGACGTTTGTTACGCAGACGGCGGCTTAAGATGAAGCCTGTAAGCATGAGTGCCAGTCCTCCGAGTTGGAACGGTACTGGATTGCTCTCTCCTGTTTTTGGGAGCATCGCAATCGGGCCGCTTTCCGGCTTAGTTTCTTGAACCGAATTCCGATTTGTATCATTCTCGGCGGATGGTGTAGAAGGATCTTGCGGATTCGCCGTCTCGTTCCCAACCAGGGTGTCATCTTCTTCCGGTACCTCTACAGGTATTGGTTCTGGATCAACTTCGCCCGGTACGACGGGATCAGTTTCTCCAGGTCGTACAATTTCCCCAGGAACGTTTGGCGTTTCTTTATCGTTATTACCACCTGGTGATTCGGTTCCACCCGGTGATGTACCTGGGTTTGGATCTGGATTGCCCGGATTTGGATCCGGGTTCCCTGGATTTGGATCCGGATTGCCCGGATTTGGATCCGGGTTCCCTGGATTTGGATCCGGGTTCCCTGGGTTTGGATCCGGATTACCCGGGTTTGGATCCGGGTTCCCTGGGTTTGGATCCGGATTACCCGGGTTTGGATCCGGATTACCCGGATCCGGTCCTGGCGTAACGCTATCCTTGCTGTTCGTTATGGTGATTCGCTTGATGTTGCCAGTCTGTTTAATGCTTGAATCGATCGTAATGGTTGTAGTTACTTGATCAATTACATATCCTTGAGGAGCCGAAATCTCCTTCAGAATGTAATCGCCGTAGAGCAGCTTCGTAAACAAAGCCTTTCCAGCTGCATCGGTTGTAAGCGTCACTTCAGGACGCTTGCCTTGCGTGTCTTGGAGAACAAACGTTGCTCCTTCCAATATAAGCGACGGATCAGCCCTGTCCACCTTCAAGACCTCCAGACTTCCTCGAACGCCCGAACCGCTGCCGGAGCCAGAAGACATGCGAACTTCGAATCTTTGTTTACTATCTGTAATTCCAGCCGTAATGCCTTTACCTTCAAAGCCAGCCGAGTTGCTGACAACTTCCCGGTCGGCAGCGTCGATCAGCGTCTCGTATTCCAGAATGTAAGGACGATCTATCGGGCTCAAGAATTCCAATACAAACTTCTCGGTATCGCCATAAATGAATTTCAGTTTATAATCCGAAGGATTAACGAGTTTGTCCGTCTTCGTGACCGTTCCGTCCACCGCAACCTTGGTCTCGTACAAACGGAAGGAATCCTCCACCAAGATCAGGTTGCCCGACGGCTCGTCGCTGACTTTGGCTGCTTCCACGTAGGACTGACCCCGATTAATATGCAGCGTCCATTCAATCTTTTCGCCGTTTTGGACCCCGGTCTTCGCAACATACTCTCCGCCCCGCGGAACTCTAGCTGAACCATTCCAGTTGGAGACAGGCGTATTGTCGTCCATCAATATCGCTTCGTTGGCGATAGATTCCCGCTCTATGATTCGATCACCCAACGCGGTTTTAAACGTGATCAGGAACGGAGCGTCAATCTTGTCCTTAAAGGCAATTTGCAGCTCATTGCCGTTCGTCTCCGACGGCTCCGTTATCGAATACTGAGTGGATGGGATTACAACCCCTCTATTTGTTTTCCCTGAAGCGTCTACATTCAGATTATACACTTCTAATGACCCATCGACGTACTGCTGTGGTGAAACCAGCTTGTCCTTAACGACAGGTTTGTCAACACTATTGAAATTGTAGTTCCCCTGGATGGTCCAGGTAATCTCCTTATAAACGGCATCATAAGCTCCTGATTTATCCCCGTTTCCAACAGTCAATGGGTTAGGCTTCAGGCTCACGTTTCTAGTCGTCGAGAACGGCTTGCTGCCTTCCACCCAGGATAGATCGGCACGGTTCCAAAAGCTCTCGTTATCCTTATTTTGGCGGAGATCATAGTCAAACTTGGTTGTGTACGTGATAATGATCGCCTTGTCAACAGGCTTAAGGAATTCTACGGTAAAGCCCTGGTTAGGGGTGCTCGCATCCACCGTATAATCCAAACCCTCATCCCAAAGGGTACCGACAGCATCCTTTACAACGATGGGGCCAGTCAGCTCAAGCCCGCCATTCGTAAACATGTCCTTCAGTATCACGTTGTCCATGCTGTAAGTGTCCTGGTTGAGCGTGATTTGCCATTTGATCGTTTTATCCTTGTAATCGAAGCCATCGTTGCTTTTGATGAGCGCTTTACTCTGCATCAATTGCTTGGCTTCCCTTGTTACACCGTTTCCGTACACACTGTTCGTTACAGTTTCGTCCTTAATAACACGCCCACTTGCCTTGGTCTGGTAGGTAATCTCATGCTCAGTGGTAATGTCTTTTTCAAACTTCAGATCGAATCCGGTTTTCCCTCCGCTGTTAACCACCGGCGTAAGGACATAATCTGTTCCTTCCGTGAGAATCGCACCTGTCTGTGTATCCTTGACTTGGAGCGAACCGTTTACCAACTCTTGCGTTGAGTTAAAACGATCTTCAAGTCTAGCATCTACTTCCGGAATGGTGGTTTCGCGGGAATTGTACAGGATGGACCAGTCGATGGTCCGGTCGTTTTCATCATACAATACGACTTCTTTCGCAAGTAACTCCCCACGGTCAATCGTCTGTTTATTCTCGGCATAAGCCTTCTGCTGACCGTTATCGGACAAAGTTGCCGTATTGAGGAATTCCGTTGTATCGCCAGCGGCAATCGTCGTAGAGTACTCGATTTGATACGCCGAATTCATCGGCGAACTCTTGGTGACGACTAATTTTGAAGCATCGGAAGTGTCGATACTAAACTCTCCGACGGCCGCTTCGGCGCCAACCGCGGTGCTGCCATCCACATTAACGGTCAGGTTGTTGATCTTAACAGAGCCTGTTTCCAGCGTAAGCCCGGAAGGAATCAAATCCTCTATAACGGGCTTGTCTATCCGTTCCAAGACCGTATTGACTTGAAGCGTCCACAAGATCGTGGAAGGTTTGCCTCTGCCATCATTGACAACCTTGCCGTTCTTGCCCAGAAGATTGCCTTTTGCCGGCTTCACCGGGATAATGATCTGCTTCACGCCATCCCGAAGCTCAATCGGAATTTCAACGTCCGGAGTACCGCCGCCGATCCCCTCTTGGCTAAGCTCCGTCTGGAATTTCAGCTTTCCCCGGACTTCGGCATTATCCACCAGAGAGTTGAACGTCATCACAACATGACCGTCCACAGATACGGTGAAGGTTCCCACATCCCCGATGTCCGTCTCAAGAACCCCGTTGATGCTGTTGTACAGTTTGAATGCCTTGGGCAGGTCGAACTCAAACGTTGAGCCATCCACATAGTTATGATTGTCCCCAAGCTCCCAATCGTAGAGCAGGATGGCGTCGGAGCCAAGCTCTACCCGACCCGCATCCGGATTGTAGACCGAGTCGATGACGGTCCCCTTCGAATCCTGGACAGTGACATTTGTCAGAATGCTCTGCCCTGCGGCTGAACCGTATACCGCGTTGGTAACGGATACTCCATTACCCGGATCCGATGCAGGATTACCCGCTCCAGCCGCACTGACTCTCTGGCCGTTAAACATACCAAGGCCCGTACCAAATATACCTTGGACCATCAAGATGACAATGAGAGCCAGCATGCTTCCTTTCTTTTTCATAGTTTAACTCCACCTCTAAGTATGATTTCATCTGTTTTTAGTAGAATATTATGACAAGTGGCAATGTGAACAGATGCTACAGCCTGTAATCATACATGGTGGAACTCGACAATTTCTCTACAACAAACAGATTAAGCTGGTTTCGACTTGTTCCGCCCAAGCGCTTTACGACTAGCGCTCTTAGATCTCCCGGCAAGGCTGGTCCCGATCACCCCGATAATGACGAGTGCTGCGCCGATGACATGATAATAAGCCAGCTCCTCATTCAAAAAGGCGACACCTCCGAAAATCGTGACCACGGTAGCCAGATTGTTAAAGATGCCCATGCGGGATGCCTCCATCTTGGATAAGGAATAATTCGACAGTAGCGATGTCCCGAGAGAGGACAGAATGCCAAGATACAAAACGGCCCATACGAAGGACGGATGCATGAACGGGTCAAAATAATGTACAAGCGTCCCCTGCGCAGCATGTTGAGCGGCCGACATCAGGTTAAACAGCACGAATCCGATCATCGACATGATGAACGTTATATCCAGTACCGGCTGCTTCTGCGTCAGCTTGCGGGCCATCACGCTGTAAATGGCGTTGGATAGCGCCGACAGCAGAATTAGCACAATCCCAAGTGTACTCGAGGCCTCGAAGGAAACCCCCTTCAACACGAAGATAGAGATGATCCCTGTCACCGACAACACGGTAAACAGCTTCTGTGCCCAGCTGGAGCGTTCCTTTAATAGCAGCGATGCCAAGAGCATCGTAAAGATCGGTACCGTAGCGTGAATGATTCCGGCCTCGGCCGAAGAGGTGTATACCAAACCGAAGGTTTGCAGCGTAAAGAACAGGAACGGATAGAATATCGCCAGCGGCACGATGGTCAGCAGCCTTTTCAGATCCAGCGGGACCTTTCTACGGGCTATGAGTAGCGCGAGCGATGCGGCAATGAACGAAATGGTGAATCGGTGTGCCAGCGTGTCCAGCGGGTTAGCATGGATCAGCGCCAGCTTTACAAACATAAACGAAAAACCAATGATGGCCGTATATCCTAACGCGGCGGCATAGGCACGGCTTGTATGCGGTATATTCATAATATGTGTTCTCCTTCATCTTCTCTTTTGCAGGACAACCAGAAGGTTGATGCATTTGCTACTTATCTTACGGCAGGGAGAACCCCATTACGATTTGAAATAACTGCAACTGTACCGGTACAGTTCATACGATGAAGGAAGGAATGACAAAAAGGCTGTTTCCCACCATTCCAAGATGATAGGAAACAGCCCCGCTATACTTTAACTTGTATACGTTTCATAACAGGCATACCCAGGCCAGCCCGTTATCCATAACAATCAGCGCTAATCACGTTTAATCGAAATCCAGCCATCACCCTCCAGGTGAAGCGTCGCACCGAGCGCTTCTGCCATAAACCGGAGCGGAACGAAGGTAGATCCGTTGGTATGAACGAATGGAGCTTCCTGCAGCGTCACGTTTTTACCGCCGACGCTGGCTGTTTTGGAGCCCACGGTCAATACGATTTCTTCCCCTGTCAGATCATTAATGACTGTAATTTTCTTGGAGCCTTTGCTCCACTTCACTTCGGCATCCAATTGGTCTGTCAAGTAACGAAGCGGAACGAAGCTCTGATTGTTCTTCTTGATTACACCATATCCATATTCATCGCTTACGGGACTAAGAAACATCGTTTTGTGCGTGATCTTCAGATCATCCTTCAACACATTATAGATAAGGGAGTCCTTTTCAAAGTTCCGCAGCACTTGACCCGGTGTCACCGAATCATTCAGAACGTCCAGCACGCCTTTGGACGTGTCCACCTGATTGGCCTTCACTGCGCCGCCGATATTCCAGACCTCACCTTCGGAATACACCTTGAATGCTTTCAATGGCAGGTCCTCGGAAGCCGGTAGCGCGACAGTCAGCTCCAGCGCATTCTTGCGTGTATTCAGCTGCTCATCGAAGTAGTAGTCCAGCTTGAGGACCGTATCCTTACCAAAGACGGTTTCGGATCCCGGTAGCTCCTCCAATAACTGTTCCTTCTGTTCATCATAGTTCTCCGTGAATTCGATCAGTGCGCCATGCACGATCTCGTAGAGCGATGCGACGACCTCCTCCTTGGATTCCTGTGGCAGGAGTTCTACGTCTTCGCCATAGGCCTCGCCGATGCTGGTTATCATCGGATAAATGGCATCATACGCATCGCCGATCACTTGCTTCAAGCCGGCTTCATCCTTAAGCAGACTTTCGGCGAAAGGCTTAACCATGTTCAAGATCTCTTCACCGGTCAGCTCCATGTGGAGATGCGTCAGGTTCAGGCTTTCCCCGTTCACCTTCTCCTGAGCGGACTTCACCGCAATTGTTGATGGATTTGGAAAATGCTTCAGCACAAGTCCTGCAGCCTTCTTCACGACATCCTGAATCGCCTGTTCGTATTGGCTGGTATCAGGCAATCCGGGAACGGTCGTATCCATCGATAAATAGAACGGCTGCTTGGCGCCTTCTAATTGAATCGCCATTCCTTTGGAATCCATGGACACATGAAGCGGAATCTTCTTGTCCGAATATTGGATACTGCCCTGAATGGACACCGTTTTGCTATCCTGCACGATGGCATGGTCCATATTCAGAGATAACGAATTAATGAGATCAATCGCTTCTTTATCTTCAGTCGATAGGGCCTTGTCCGATGGCACCACCTCGAATCGAATACTTGCCTTGGATTCGCTGGATTTAACATCGAGACTGGTAAGCAACGCCTTGTTGATATCCAGTCCCCCGACGGCCTGACATCCTGTCATAACAACCAGCACAGCTGCAATGAGTACAGTCAACCACTTGAACTTCTTATACATAACGATATTTGTCCCCTCCCAGGTCATAGGCTCATTTCTATTATGGGAAGGTAGGAAATGTTTGTAAATAGGTATTTAAGCCTCGTCATATACGCACACGCGGATGGGTCCCACAGATAGCACATATCGACATTTTGCTATACACTGGGAATGAAAACTGTAGTAATTTGCAAGCAATAGTCAGCTTTTTTAGCACCGGGAAAGCTTGCTGAAGGGCTTTGAACAACCTTATAAAGCGTGGTGAATCTCTTGTTTAAAATTATGTTAATCGAAGACGATGTGACCCTATTCCATGAAGTGCAGGAGCGACTGTCTCAATGGTCGTATAACGTTTATGGCGTACAGGATTTCAGCGCCGTACTTCAGGAGTTTACAGCGGTTCAACCCGATCTGGTCATCATCGACATCCAGCTGCCGAAGTTTGACGGGTTCCATTGGTGCCGAATGATTCGCTCCCACTCGAACGTGCCGATTATCTTCCTGTCTTCCCGCGATCATCCGACCGATATGGTGATGTCCATGCAGCTTGGAGCCGACGATTTCATTCAGAAGCCGTTCCACTTTGATGTCCTGATTGCCAAAATCCAGGCCACTCTGCGCCGGGTATACAATTACAATACCGAACGGACCGAGCTGAGAACTTGGCGCGGAGCCACCGTCGAATTCGGTAAAAATACCATTAGCAGCCCTCAGGGCACCGCTGAACTGACAAAGAATGAGATGTTCATTCTGAAAATCCTCATGGAGCGAAAAAATCAAATCGTCAGCCGTGAGGATCTGATCAAGAGTTTATGGGACAACGAGCATTTTGTCAGCGATAATACGTTAACGGTCAACGTCAACCGGCTGCGCAAGAAGCTGGAGCCCCTCGGACTTGATCCCTACATTGAAACCAAGGTGGGACAAGGGTATATCGCCACGGAAGAGGCCCATGCATGATGATCGCCTACATCCGGGAACGACTAAGCTGGATTCTGTTCTTCGTGTTTCTGCAGCTGCTGTTCCTGTTCATAGCCGCCGTGGACTCCCAGATCCCGTTCTTGCCCATCCTTTATATCGTGTTTCTGTCGGTGCTGTTCTTCCTGGTGTTCCTGTTCGTGAGGTACAACCGGGAAACCAAGTTCTA
This Paenibacillus sp. JZ16 DNA region includes the following protein-coding sequences:
- a CDS encoding response regulator transcription factor — its product is MFKIMLIEDDVTLFHEVQERLSQWSYNVYGVQDFSAVLQEFTAVQPDLVIIDIQLPKFDGFHWCRMIRSHSNVPIIFLSSRDHPTDMVMSMQLGADDFIQKPFHFDVLIAKIQATLRRVYNYNTERTELRTWRGATVEFGKNTISSPQGTAELTKNEMFILKILMERKNQIVSREDLIKSLWDNEHFVSDNTLTVNVNRLRKKLEPLGLDPYIETKVGQGYIATEEAHA
- a CDS encoding LPXTG cell wall anchor domain-containing protein encodes the protein MKKKGSMLALIVILMVQGIFGTGLGMFNGQRVSAAGAGNPASDPGNGVSVTNAVYGSAAGQSILTNVTVQDSKGTVIDSVYNPDAGRVELGSDAILLYDWELGDNHNYVDGSTFEFDLPKAFKLYNSINGVLETDIGDVGTFTVSVDGHVVMTFNSLVDNAEVRGKLKFQTELSQEGIGGGTPDVEIPIELRDGVKQIIIPVKPAKGNLLGKNGKVVNDGRGKPSTILWTLQVNTVLERIDKPVIEDLIPSGLTLETGSVKINNLTVNVDGSTAVGAEAAVGEFSIDTSDASKLVVTKSSPMNSAYQIEYSTTIAAGDTTEFLNTATLSDNGQQKAYAENKQTIDRGELLAKEVVLYDENDRTIDWSILYNSRETTIPEVDARLEDRFNSTQELVNGSLQVKDTQTGAILTEGTDYVLTPVVNSGGKTGFDLKFEKDITTEHEITYQTKASGRVIKDETVTNSVYGNGVTREAKQLMQSKALIKSNDGFDYKDKTIKWQITLNQDTYSMDNVILKDMFTNGGLELTGPIVVKDAVGTLWDEGLDYTVDASTPNQGFTVEFLKPVDKAIIITYTTKFDYDLRQNKDNESFWNRADLSWVEGSKPFSTTRNVSLKPNPLTVGNGDKSGAYDAVYKEITWTIQGNYNFNSVDKPVVKDKLVSPQQYVDGSLEVYNLNVDASGKTNRGVVIPSTQYSITEPSETNGNELQIAFKDKIDAPFLITFKTALGDRIIERESIANEAILMDDNTPVSNWNGSARVPRGGEYVAKTGVQNGEKIEWTLHINRGQSYVEAAKVSDEPSGNLILVEDSFRLYETKVAVDGTVTKTDKLVNPSDYKLKFIYGDTEKFVLEFLSPIDRPYILEYETLIDAADREVVSNSAGFEGKGITAGITDSKQRFEVRMSSGSGSGSGVRGSLEVLKVDRADPSLILEGATFVLQDTQGKRPEVTLTTDAAGKALFTKLLYGDYILKEISAPQGYVIDQVTTTITIDSSIKQTGNIKRITITNSKDSVTPGPDPGNPDPNPGNPDPNPGNPDPNPGNPDPNPGNPDPNPGNPDPNPGNPDPNPGNPDPNPGNPDPNPGTSPGGTESPGGNNDKETPNVPGEIVRPGETDPVVPGEVDPEPIPVEVPEEDDTLVGNETANPQDPSTPSAENDTNRNSVQETKPESGPIAMLPKTGESNPVPFQLGGLALMLTGFILSRRLRNKRQ
- a CDS encoding copper amine oxidase N-terminal domain-containing protein, encoding MYKKFKWLTVLIAAVLVVMTGCQAVGGLDINKALLTSLDVKSSESKASIRFEVVPSDKALSTEDKEAIDLINSLSLNMDHAIVQDSKTVSIQGSIQYSDKKIPLHVSMDSKGMAIQLEGAKQPFYLSMDTTVPGLPDTSQYEQAIQDVVKKAAGLVLKHFPNPSTIAVKSAQEKVNGESLNLTHLHMELTGEEILNMVKPFAESLLKDEAGLKQVIGDAYDAIYPMITSIGEAYGEDVELLPQESKEEVVASLYEIVHGALIEFTENYDEQKEQLLEELPGSETVFGKDTVLKLDYYFDEQLNTRKNALELTVALPASEDLPLKAFKVYSEGEVWNIGGAVKANQVDTSKGVLDVLNDSVTPGQVLRNFEKDSLIYNVLKDDLKITHKTMFLSPVSDEYGYGVIKKNNQSFVPLRYLTDQLDAEVKWSKGSKKITVINDLTGEEIVLTVGSKTASVGGKNVTLQEAPFVHTNGSTFVPLRFMAEALGATLHLEGDGWISIKRD
- a CDS encoding helix-turn-helix domain-containing protein, with protein sequence MLEWMLRNVMAERGIWSGAALARLMKEKANYSLSAASISALLTNQPRQMKAETLDALCTTLECTPGDLWVHTPPSRTKGA
- a CDS encoding DMT family transporter, which codes for MNIPHTSRAYAAALGYTAIIGFSFMFVKLALIHANPLDTLAHRFTISFIAASLALLIARRKVPLDLKRLLTIVPLAIFYPFLFFTLQTFGLVYTSSAEAGIIHATVPIFTMLLASLLLKERSSWAQKLFTVLSVTGIISIFVLKGVSFEASSTLGIVLILLSALSNAIYSVMARKLTQKQPVLDITFIMSMIGFVLFNLMSAAQHAAQGTLVHYFDPFMHPSFVWAVLYLGILSSLGTSLLSNYSLSKMEASRMGIFNNLATVVTIFGGVAFLNEELAYYHVIGAALVIIGVIGTSLAGRSKSASRKALGRNKSKPA
- a CDS encoding class D sortase; this translates as MRKLSVVLILVGLLIFLYPILRDWNADRQQRDLLKQAAQIEAQAQQSSARDNVAVHYKELSRILDEGEAAASTQEEQTGYEEGSPIGIITISKLELELPILEGATQSNMKNAAARVTGTARLGEAGNAAIAAHRAHKTGRLFNRLNELTYGDEIIIKTDGRELIYRVNQISIVEPTDVSVLEGDSDEQIITLITCDPLYEATHRLIVQAELVSD